GATCTGGAAGCCTACGCGATCGGCTTTGCCGGTCTGCGGATTAAAAATAGCCACGTTGGAAGCCTGGATAGGTGCTTCTTTTTCGACGATGCCACCTGGGGTGCCCGACATCGGGTTTGGCTTGGTGTGCTTCTTGATCATATTGATCCCTGAAACAACAACCCGGCCATCGTCCTGAACCTTCAGGACTTTACCACGTTTGCCTTGGTCTTTCCCCGTAGTGACGATTACTTCGTCATCTCGTTTGATCTTTTTCATAACCGGCCTCTGGTCCTTAAAGTACTTCGGGTGCCAGTGAAATAATTTTCATGAACTTCTCATTGCGCAGTTCACGGGTAACCGGTCCGAAGATACGGGTACCAATTGGTGCGTCCTGATTGTTCAGAAGTACTGCCGCGTTTCCGTCGAAACGAATAAGCGACCCGTCGGGACGACGCACACCCTTACGGGTACGTACAACGACAGCTTTCAGGACCTGGCCTTTTTTCACTTTACCGCGGGGGATGGCTTCCTTGACGGTTACCTTGATGATATCCCCAACGCTGGCGTAACGCCTATGTGAACCGCCCAGGACCTTGATGCACATAACCTGACGTGCACCGCTGTTGTCCGCGACTTCAAGCATTGTTTGAGTCTGAATCATGGTTGTTCTCCAGCAGAAACCACTTTGCCGTTACGACAAGACTCACCGTCCGGGCGAGTTACACCTTCGATGCGCGTTCGGTGACTTCCACCAGAGCCCAGCTTTTGGTCTTAGAGACCGGGCGGGTTTCCTGGATTGTAACGGTGTCACCGATGTTGCACTGATTGCTCTCGTCGTGAGCGTGAATTTTGGATGAGCGCTTCATGTACTTACCGTACAGAGGATGCTTAACCTGGCGCTCAACCAGAACCACAATGGATTTCTCCATTTTGTTGCTCACGACCTTGCCGCTCAGGGTTCTGGCAGTTTGGGTAGCTTCAGTCATGTTACTGTCCTGCCTTTTCATTCATAACCGTTTTCACGCGAGCAATGTCACGCTTCACCTTCGGAAGAAGATGAGACTGATTCAGCTGACCTGTCGCCTTACGCATGCGCAGGTTGAACTGCTCCTTCAGGAGGTCGATCAGCTCTTTGTTCAGCTCCTCGACTGACTTGTCACGCAGCTCTGTTGCTTTCATCACATCACCGTCCTCGTAACAAAGGTGGTCTGTACGGGCAGCTTGGCAGCAGCAAGAGTGAATGCATCGCGAGCGATTTCCTCGGAGACGCCTTCCATCTCATAAAGCATCCGGCCTGGCTGAATCTCAGCCACCCAATACTCGACAGAACCCTTACCTTTACCCATTCGTACTTCCAGCGGCTTGCTGGAGATCGGCTTGTCCGGGAAAATCCGGATCCAGATCTTACCGCCCCGCTTGATGCGACGAGTCATGGTACGACGCGCTGCCTCGATCTGGCGCGCAGTTATACGCCCACGGGTTGTCGCCTTCAATCCGTATTCACCGAAGCTCACCTTGTTAGCACGGTGAGCAAGACCGGTGTTACGGCCTTTCATTACCTTGCGAAATTTGGTGCGTTTTGGTTGCAGCATTTGAGTGCCCCTTTACTTAGAACCTTTCTTCCCAGAGGCTTTCTTGTCAGCACGGACCTGCTCCATACCACCAAGAATCTCACCTTTGAAGATCCATACCTTGACGCCGATAATGCCGTAAGTGGTCTTCGCTTCGTAGGTCGAGTAATCGATATCTGCACGCAGTGTGTGCAGCGGTACACGACCTTCGCGATACCACTCGGAACGGGCAATTTCAGCACCCCCGAGACGACCGCCAACCTGGATCTTGATGCCTTTCGCACCCTGGCGCATGGCGTTCTGAACCGCACGCTTCATAGCGCGACGGAACATCACACGACGCTCCAGCTGACCGGCAACGTTCTGCGCGACCAGGCGGGCATCCAGGTCCGGCTTGCGGACTTCTTCGATGTTGATGTGCACAGGCACACCCATCATGTCGCTGACTTCGCGACGCAGACGGTCAACATCTTCACCCTTCTTACCGATAACAATACCGGGACGGGCTGTATGGATCGTGATACGGGCGTTCTGAGCAGGGCGCTCGATCACAATCTTGCTGACAGACGCCTTTACCAGACGCTTGTCGAGGAATTCGCGAACCTGAAGATCGTTCAACAGGTTGTTAGCGTATTCCGCTTTTTCGGCGTACCACACTGAGTTGTGCTCTTTGATCACACCCAGGCGCATGCCGGTTGGATTTACTTTATGACCCATCTGAGCATCTCCTACTTGTCGGCGACCTTGACGGTGATATGACAGGTGCGCTTGAAAATCCGGTCAGCGCGCCCCTTGGCTCGAGCTTTGATTCGCTTGAGCGTCGGACCTTCATCCACCATAACGGTGGAAACCCGCAGATCATCTACGTCCAGACCTTCGTTGTGCTCAGCGTTGGCAATGGCAGACTCAAGAGCTTTCTTGAGAATGACCGCTGCCTTCTTAGGGCTGAAAGTCAGAATGTTCAGGGCGTCCTCAACAGCCTTGCCGCGTACTTGGTCAGCGACAAGACGCGCTTTCTGAGCTGAGAGGCGAGCGCCCTTATACTTGGCTGCTACTTCCATTTCTAATACCTCACAATCAGCGTTTAGCTTTCCTGTCGGCCGCATGACCACGATAAGTACGCGTTGCCGCGAACTCACCCAGCTTATGTCCGACCATATCTTCGGTAACATAAACCGGCACGTGTTGCTTGCCGTTGTGAACTGCAATGGTCAGGCCTACCATCTCCGGAAACACTGTTGACCGGCGAGACCAGGTTTTGATCGGTCGCTTGTCATTTGCTTCCAGAGCTGCCTCGACCTTCTTCAACAGATGCAGGTCTATAAAAGGACCTTTCTTTAAAGAACGTGGCACAGCATTTACCTCTATGTAGTCGTTTACTTGGCTGAACGACGACGTACTATCATCTTGTCAGTACGTTTGTTCTTACGAGTCTTATGCCCTTTGGTCGGAACACCCCACGGAGTAACCGGGTGACGCCCGCCAGAGGTACGCCCTTCACCACCACCATGTGGGTGGTCAACTGGGTTCATAGCAACACCACGTACTGTTGGACGTTTACCGCGCCAACGTGATGCACCCGCTTTACCAAGCTGCTTGAGGCTGTGTTCGCTGTTGGACACTTCGCCCAACGTTGCACGACAGTCAACAAGCACCTTACGCATTTCACCTGAACGCAGGCGGATGGTGGCATAAGCCCCTTCCCGAGCAACCAGCTGTACGGATGCGCCCGCGGAGCGAGCCAGCTGGGCACCTTTGCCAGGCTTGATTTCGACGCAGTGAATCACAGAGCCGACCGGAATATTCCGGAGCGGAAGTGTGCTTCCTACTTTAATCGGCGCGTCGATGCCGGAGCGCACAGGATCACCGATCTGCATGCCTTTGGGAGCGATGATGTAACGACGCTCGCCATCGGCGTACTTGACCAGCGCAATGTGCGCAGAGCGGTTAGGATCATATTCCAGGCGTTCAATGACCGCCGGAATACCATCTTTGGTCCGCTTAAAGTCGATGACACGGTAGTGCTTCTTGTGGCCACCACCAATATGACGGGTAGTGATGCGACCAAAATGGTTGCGACCACCCGATTTGCTCAATGTTTCTACCAACGGCTCGTAAGGGCGCCCCTTGTGAAGATCAGGGTTAAAGAGCTTAACAACGTGACGGCGGCCGGCAGATGTTGGCTTGGTTTTGACGATCGGCATTTTACGACCCCTTTACCTTATTCCACATCCAGAAAATCAATGTCCTGACCGTCCGCAAGCTTTACATAAGCCTTACGAATGTCAGTACGCTTGCCGAAGCCGCGAACGGTACGCTTGAGCTTACCCTTACGGTTCAGAACCTGAACACCTTCGACGGTGACGTTGAACAGCTGCTCAACGGCTTTCTTGATCTCGGGCTTGGTTGCGTCAGGGGCGACACGAAATACCACCTGACCGCTTTCCGCTACCAGAGAAGCTTTCTCTGATACGTGGGGCCCAAGAAGAATCTTGTAAATACGTTCCTGATTCATCCCAGCATCTCCTCGATTTTCTTCAGAGCGGGAACAGTCACAACGACCTTCTCGAAGGCAACCAGGCTGACCGGATCCAGACCAGCAATATCACGCACGTCAACGTGCGGAA
The DNA window shown above is from Marinobacter sp. SS13-12 and carries:
- the rpsC gene encoding 30S ribosomal protein S3, which codes for MGHKVNPTGMRLGVIKEHNSVWYAEKAEYANNLLNDLQVREFLDKRLVKASVSKIVIERPAQNARITIHTARPGIVIGKKGEDVDRLRREVSDMMGVPVHINIEEVRKPDLDARLVAQNVAGQLERRVMFRRAMKRAVQNAMRQGAKGIKIQVGGRLGGAEIARSEWYREGRVPLHTLRADIDYSTYEAKTTYGIIGVKVWIFKGEILGGMEQVRADKKASGKKGSK
- the rpsS gene encoding 30S ribosomal protein S19, whose product is MPRSLKKGPFIDLHLLKKVEAALEANDKRPIKTWSRRSTVFPEMVGLTIAVHNGKQHVPVYVTEDMVGHKLGEFAATRTYRGHAADRKAKR
- the rplP gene encoding 50S ribosomal protein L16, with the translated sequence MLQPKRTKFRKVMKGRNTGLAHRANKVSFGEYGLKATTRGRITARQIEAARRTMTRRIKRGGKIWIRIFPDKPISSKPLEVRMGKGKGSVEYWVAEIQPGRMLYEMEGVSEEIARDAFTLAAAKLPVQTTFVTRTVM
- the rpsQ gene encoding 30S ribosomal protein S17 produces the protein MTEATQTARTLSGKVVSNKMEKSIVVLVERQVKHPLYGKYMKRSSKIHAHDESNQCNIGDTVTIQETRPVSKTKSWALVEVTERASKV
- the rplN gene encoding 50S ribosomal protein L14 is translated as MIQTQTMLEVADNSGARQVMCIKVLGGSHRRYASVGDIIKVTVKEAIPRGKVKKGQVLKAVVVRTRKGVRRPDGSLIRFDGNAAVLLNNQDAPIGTRIFGPVTRELRNEKFMKIISLAPEVL
- the rplB gene encoding 50S ribosomal protein L2, yielding MPIVKTKPTSAGRRHVVKLFNPDLHKGRPYEPLVETLSKSGGRNHFGRITTRHIGGGHKKHYRVIDFKRTKDGIPAVIERLEYDPNRSAHIALVKYADGERRYIIAPKGMQIGDPVRSGIDAPIKVGSTLPLRNIPVGSVIHCVEIKPGKGAQLARSAGASVQLVAREGAYATIRLRSGEMRKVLVDCRATLGEVSNSEHSLKQLGKAGASRWRGKRPTVRGVAMNPVDHPHGGGEGRTSGGRHPVTPWGVPTKGHKTRKNKRTDKMIVRRRSAK
- the rplX gene encoding 50S ribosomal protein L24; its protein translation is MKKIKRDDEVIVTTGKDQGKRGKVLKVQDDGRVVVSGINMIKKHTKPNPMSGTPGGIVEKEAPIQASNVAIFNPQTGKADRVGFQIKEDGAKVRIFKSTKEVVDNQ
- the rplW gene encoding 50S ribosomal protein L23 — translated: MNQERIYKILLGPHVSEKASLVAESGQVVFRVAPDATKPEIKKAVEQLFNVTVEGVQVLNRKGKLKRTVRGFGKRTDIRKAYVKLADGQDIDFLDVE
- the rpmC gene encoding 50S ribosomal protein L29; amino-acid sequence: MKATELRDKSVEELNKELIDLLKEQFNLRMRKATGQLNQSHLLPKVKRDIARVKTVMNEKAGQ
- the rplV gene encoding 50S ribosomal protein L22, producing the protein MEVAAKYKGARLSAQKARLVADQVRGKAVEDALNILTFSPKKAAVILKKALESAIANAEHNEGLDVDDLRVSTVMVDEGPTLKRIKARAKGRADRIFKRTCHITVKVADK